A genomic segment from Flavobacterium inviolabile encodes:
- a CDS encoding tetratricopeptide repeat-containing sensor histidine kinase — MRKKIHFILFLSSLLVIGCTRKKEAISNSAKVIALLNTDGSNSLKNKQYNALLTYLSNHENDSVNRNLQFNLASRFYAIDELESFLKLSFQLKKLAAQQYDSTHLAKSLYYIGDYYDEKSQLDSAYYYYSKSEKIYARIRDTLNSGRTSLYKAGILYDAGNFTESEIEIVNALRLLSKTNNIRLKYESYNLMALSLEGLTDYTKALDYFGLAMETLNKLELKGYPKNRLIKSRIALYNNMAGVYEKTGETEKAIDLYDIGLKTKALKEEYPKLYAMLLNNSAHAKMKSNGYKNVKEELFESLKIREDLDIKPGIVASKITIGEYFLAQEDTLKALQYLKESYKLATAIQSNYDVLTTLKLLIKNDTKNNAYYSNRFIKFNDSIKKSEREIKNTFARIAYETKQVEEENRILSDKNTKIIIGSCVLFFFLGSLLVIYRLKMKNKELNYFQEQQTANEKIYRLFFAQQAETEKARKEERNRIAMELHDGIINSVFTTRFNLIQLQAEPESKKTELIRELEKTETEIRKISHNLMDDPLIDDRNLPEILTRLVNGQQNNFNTKFDTIIDKYIDWSSITIECKINIYRIVQEAIQNVNKYARAEKCFVSVLKTGDYTTIRIWDNGQGFNPLKIKLGLGLKNITERVKAINGTINIVSKIKEGTTIEIRF, encoded by the coding sequence TTGAGAAAAAAAATACACTTTATTCTATTTTTATCGTCATTATTGGTAATCGGCTGTACCCGTAAAAAAGAGGCTATTTCCAATAGTGCCAAAGTGATTGCCTTATTGAATACGGACGGCAGCAACTCTTTAAAGAACAAACAATATAATGCCCTGCTGACCTATCTGTCAAACCATGAAAACGACTCAGTGAACCGCAACCTGCAGTTTAATCTGGCTTCCAGATTTTACGCTATAGACGAACTGGAGTCTTTTTTAAAACTGTCCTTCCAGCTAAAAAAACTTGCAGCACAGCAATACGATTCCACACACCTCGCAAAATCACTTTATTATATAGGCGACTATTATGACGAAAAGTCCCAGCTGGACAGTGCCTATTACTATTATTCCAAATCGGAAAAAATATATGCCCGGATCAGAGATACTTTAAACTCCGGCAGAACGTCCCTTTATAAAGCAGGAATTCTCTATGATGCCGGAAATTTTACGGAAAGTGAAATTGAGATCGTCAATGCCCTGCGGTTGCTCTCCAAAACCAATAATATCCGGCTGAAATATGAAAGTTACAACCTGATGGCCCTGTCGCTAGAAGGATTAACCGACTATACAAAGGCTCTGGATTACTTTGGCCTGGCCATGGAAACGCTCAATAAACTGGAGCTAAAAGGTTACCCGAAAAACAGGCTTATTAAATCCCGGATAGCCCTTTATAACAATATGGCCGGTGTTTATGAAAAAACCGGCGAAACGGAAAAAGCAATTGACCTGTATGATATCGGTTTAAAAACCAAAGCCTTAAAAGAAGAATACCCTAAACTATATGCTATGCTGCTCAATAATTCCGCACATGCCAAAATGAAAAGCAACGGGTATAAAAATGTAAAGGAAGAACTGTTTGAATCGCTGAAAATAAGAGAAGATCTGGATATTAAACCCGGAATAGTGGCTTCAAAGATTACAATAGGAGAATATTTTTTAGCGCAGGAAGACACCCTGAAAGCCTTGCAGTACTTAAAAGAAAGTTATAAGCTTGCCACCGCTATACAAAGCAATTATGACGTGTTGACCACTTTAAAATTACTGATCAAAAACGACACTAAAAACAATGCTTACTATTCCAATAGATTTATAAAATTCAATGACAGTATTAAAAAATCGGAAAGGGAGATCAAAAACACCTTTGCCCGGATTGCTTATGAAACCAAACAGGTGGAAGAGGAAAACAGAATACTGTCCGACAAGAACACCAAGATTATCATTGGATCATGTGTGCTTTTTTTCTTCCTGGGTTCCTTATTGGTGATATACCGTTTAAAAATGAAAAATAAGGAATTGAATTATTTTCAGGAACAGCAAACGGCCAATGAAAAAATCTACCGGTTGTTCTTTGCGCAGCAGGCCGAAACGGAAAAAGCCCGTAAAGAAGAGCGGAACCGTATCGCTATGGAACTACATGACGGGATCATTAACAGCGTATTCACAACACGTTTTAACCTGATACAGTTACAAGCCGAGCCGGAAAGTAAAAAAACGGAGCTCATCCGGGAGCTGGAAAAAACGGAAACCGAAATCCGGAAAATATCCCACAATTTAATGGATGACCCGCTTATTGACGACCGGAATCTTCCCGAAATCCTTACCCGCTTGGTTAACGGGCAACAGAATAATTTCAATACAAAATTTGACACTATTATAGATAAATACATTGATTGGTCTTCCATTACCATCGAATGCAAGATTAATATTTACAGGATTGTACAGGAGGCGATACAAAATGTCAATAAATATGCCCGGGCAGAAAAATGTTTTGTCTCTGTACTGAAAACCGGCGACTATACCACTATACGAATATGGGACAACGGACAGGGATTTAACCCGCTGAAAATAAAGCTGGGGCTGGGCTTAAAAAATATAACCGAAAGAGTGAAAGCCATAAACGGAACCATCAATATTGTTTCAAAAATAAAAGAAGGAACAACTATTGAAATCCGGTTTTAA
- a CDS encoding LytR/AlgR family response regulator transcription factor has product MCFSYIIIDDDNRYTAEIQENFNYFPNYICAGIFNDSQTTLQHIITIKPHLVFIEIPENPDQNKALFASISESFQFLATMPYFVALSGTSAHTLAAIQSGFSDYLLQPFPLQEFGKMLFKFEKRTPDQLFSNICIKSYSDYQFVDLKDIVYLKADNNTTDIQMCNGKIVNAYKTLKHFESSLPFFFLRIHKSYIVNIFHVSRINFGKSKCFLNYNETIPFSLHYKYNVEIIVNKMNL; this is encoded by the coding sequence ATGTGTTTTTCCTATATCATTATCGACGACGACAACCGCTATACTGCCGAAATACAGGAAAATTTCAACTATTTTCCGAATTATATCTGTGCCGGTATATTCAATGACAGCCAAACAACATTACAGCATATTATTACGATTAAACCCCATTTGGTTTTTATTGAAATTCCAGAAAATCCTGACCAAAACAAAGCCCTGTTCGCTAGCATATCCGAATCTTTCCAATTCCTGGCAACGATGCCTTACTTTGTTGCCCTTTCCGGGACTTCTGCACATACATTAGCCGCTATTCAGTCCGGATTTTCCGATTATCTGTTACAGCCATTCCCCCTACAGGAGTTTGGCAAAATGCTCTTTAAGTTCGAAAAAAGAACTCCGGATCAGCTTTTCTCCAACATCTGTATAAAATCATACAGCGATTACCAGTTTGTTGATCTGAAAGATATTGTCTACTTAAAAGCCGATAACAATACCACAGACATCCAGATGTGCAATGGTAAAATCGTCAATGCCTATAAAACATTAAAGCATTTTGAAAGCAGTTTGCCTTTTTTCTTCCTGAGGATTCATAAAAGTTATATCGTCAATATTTTCCATGTTTCCAGAATCAATTTCGGCAAATCCAAATGCTTTTTAAACTATAACGAAACAATACCTTTTTCACTACATTACAAATACAACGTTGAAATTATTGTAAATAAAATGAATTTATAA